Part of the Phycisphaerae bacterium genome is shown below.
TTTGTATTCTCGGCGGCAACTGCTACAATACAGGGCTCGTAATTTGGAATGACAAACGACGGCGAGGTATGAGATGTCACGCATATGCTACTTCACCGGCAAGCGGACCCGAAGCGGTCGTCAGTATACGCGGCGCGGGAAGGCAAAATACTTGGGCGGTGTGGGTCGCAAGGTAACCAGCAAGACCAAGCGCAAGTTCAAGCCGAATGTCCAGAAGGTGCGGGCGATTATCGACGGCAAGCCGGTCCGCGTCATGGTCAGCACCAAGGCCATCCGCGACGGCAAGATCGTCAAGCCTTACAAGCGGGTCTACAAGCCGCAGGAGGCGAAGGCTGAAGGCTGACAGGCACCGCACACGGCGACAACACCCAATTCTCCAACCTTGAAGCCTC
Proteins encoded:
- the rpmB gene encoding 50S ribosomal protein L28; this encodes MSRICYFTGKRTRSGRQYTRRGKAKYLGGVGRKVTSKTKRKFKPNVQKVRAIIDGKPVRVMVSTKAIRDGKIVKPYKRVYKPQEAKAEG